In Sus scrofa isolate TJ Tabasco breed Duroc unplaced genomic scaffold, Sscrofa11.1 Contig524, whole genome shotgun sequence, one DNA window encodes the following:
- the LOC110258866 gene encoding LOW QUALITY PROTEIN: olfactory receptor 6C6-like (The sequence of the model RefSeq protein was modified relative to this genomic sequence to represent the inferred CDS: inserted 1 base in 1 codon) translates to MKNQSMEIEFILLGLSNDPQLQIGIFLFLFFNYILSLMGNLXIILLTLLDPHLKTPMYFFLRNFSFLEISFTTVCIPRYLISILTGDKSISYSGCVTQLFFFLLLGVTEFFLLAAMSYDRYVAICKPLRYPVIMNSRVCHQLVLSSWVAGFLIIFPPLALGLQLDFCASKIIDHFLCDSSPVLQLSCTDTSFIELMAFVLAVVTLVVTLLLVVLSYTYIIKTILKFPSAQQRTKAFSTCSSHMVVVSLTYGSCIFTYMKPSAKERVTITKGVAVLNTSVAPLLNPFIYTLRNQQVKEALKDVLQKFQNNGTKGRHI, encoded by the exons AtgaaaaatcaatcaatggaaataGAATTCATTCTCCTTGGATTGTCAAACGATCCACAATTGCAAATTGGgattttcctgtttctgtttttcaactACATCTTGAGCCTGATGGGGAACT TCATCATCCTCCTCACCCTCCTGGATCCCCATCTCAAGACCCCAATGTATTTCTTCCTTCGAAATTTCTCCTTCTTAGAGATTTCATTCACAACAGTCTGCATTCCACGATACTTGATAAGCATTCTCACTGGAGACAAATCAATTTCCTACAGTGGTTGTGTAACacagttgttcttttttcttttattaggagttacagagtttttccttttggccgccatgtcctatgaccgctatgttgcCATCTGCAAACCTCTCCGTTACCCAGTCATTATGAACAGCAGAGTGTGCCATCAGCTTGTCCTCAGCTCTTGGGTAGCTGGCTTCCTAATTATATTTCCTCCTTTGGCCTTGGGACTTCAGCTGGATTTCTGTGCTTCCAAGATAATTGATCACTTCCTCTGTGACAGTTCTCCTGTCTTGCAGCTCTCTTGCACAGATACAAGCTTCATAGAATTGATGGCTTTTGTCTTAGCTGTGGTGACACTTGTCGTCACTTTGCTGTTAGTGGTCCTCTCCTACACATACATCATCAAAACCATTCTAAAATTCCCTTCTGCTCAACAAAGAACaaaggccttttccacctgttCCTCACACATGGTCGTTGTCTCTCTTACTTATGGGAGTTGTATCTTTACATACATGAAACCATCAGCGAAGGAAAGGGTGACCATAACTAAAGGTGTAGCCGTACTCAATACCTCTGTTGCTCCTTTACTAAACCCCTTCATTTATACCCTAAGGAATCAGCAGGTTAAAGAAGCTCTCAAGGATGTGCTTCAAAAGTTTCAAAACAATGGGACAAAAGGTAGACATATATAA
- the LOC100153519 gene encoding LOW QUALITY PROTEIN: olfactory receptor 6C6-like (The sequence of the model RefSeq protein was modified relative to this genomic sequence to represent the inferred CDS: inserted 1 base in 1 codon), with protein MKNRSIEIEFILLGLTDDPQLQIVIFLFLFVNYTLSLMGNVIIILLTXLDPRLKTPMYFFLRNFSFLEIIFTTVCIPRFLVTIVTKEKTISYNNCVAQLFFTLLLGVTEFYLLAAMSYDRYVAICKPLHYPILMNSKVCYQLVFSSWVTGFLIIFPPLVMGLRLDFCASRVIDHFMCETSPILQISCTDTRVLELMSFILAVVTLVVTLILVILSYTYIIKNILKFPSTQQRTKAFSTCTSHMIVVSLTYGSCIFMYMKPSARERVTVSKGVALLYTSVAPLLNPFIYTLRNQQVKEVFWDMLQKMYFPKKTIIKRPKIITLP; from the exons ATGAAGAACCGATCGATCGAAATAGAGTTCATTCTCCTAGGATTGACAGATGACCCACAATTGCAAATTGTgattttcctgtttctatttGTCAATTACACATTGAGCCTCATGGGAAACGTAATCATTATTCTCCTCA TGCTGGATCCTCGCCTCAAGACaccaatgtatttctttcttcgTAATTTCTCATTTTTGGAAATCATATTCACAACAGTATGTATTCCCAGATTCCTGGTAACCATTGTGACTAAAGAAAAAACCATTTCATATAATAATTGTGTAGCTCAATTGTTTTTTACTCTTTTACTGGGAGTTACAGAGTTTTACCTTCTGGctgccatgtcctatgaccgctatgttgcCATCTGCAAACCGTTGCATTaccccatcctcatgaatagcAAAGTGTGCTATCAGCTTGTCTTCAGCTCTTGGGTAACTGGATTCTTAATTATATTCCCCCCATTGGTGATGGGACTCAGGCTGGACTTCTGTGCTTCCAGAGTAATTGACCACTTTATGTGCGAAACTTCTCCTATCCTACAAATCTCCTGCACAGATACTCGAGTCCTAGAACTGATGTCTTTTATCTTAGCTGTGGTGACACTTGTGGTCACATTGATATTAGTGATTCTTTCTTACACTTACATCATCAAGAACATTCTGAAATTCCCTTCCACACAGCAAAGGACCAAAGCTTTTTCCACCTGTACTTCCCACATGATTGTTGTCTCCCTGACATATGGTAGTTGTATCTTTATGTATATGAAACCCTCTGCAAGAGAAAGGGTAACTGTATCCAAAGGTGTAGCTTTGCTGTACACTTCCGTTGCCCCTTTACTAAATCCCTTCATTTACACCCTAAGGAACCAGCAGGTGAAAGAAGTCTTCTGGGATATGTTACAAAAGATGTATTTCCccaaaaaaactattataaaaaggccaaaaataataaCCTTACcataa
- the LOC100153881 gene encoding olfactory receptor 6C6-like — MAESEEKCFPTCNIIFVFSSFEKRKKKMKNQSMEIDFTLLGLSNDPQLQIGIFLFLFFNYILSLMGNFVIILLTLLDPHLKTPMYFFLLNFSFLEISFTTVCIPRYLISILTGDKSISYNGCITQLFFFLLLGVTEFFLLAAMSYDRYVAICKPLHYPVIMNSRVCHQLVLSSWVAGFLIIFPPLALGLQLNFCASKIIDHFLCDSSPVLQLSCTDTSFIELMAFVLAVVTLVVTLLLVVLSYTYIIKTILKFPSAQQRTKAFSTCSSHMVVVSLTYGSCIFTYMKPSAKERVTVTKGVAVLNTSVAPLLNPFVYTLRNQQVKDALKDMLQRFCYLQNNETKCTHK; from the coding sequence ATGGCTGAGagtgaagaaaaatgttttccaacttgtaacatcatttttgttttctctagctttgagaagagaaaaaaaaaaatgaagaaccaaTCAATGGAAATAGATTTCACTCTCCTAGGATTGTCAAACGATCCACAATTGCAAATTGGgattttcctgtttctatttttcaACTACATCTTGAGCCTGATGGGGAACTTCGTCATCATCCTCCTCACCCTCCTGGATCCCCATCTCAAGACCCCaatgtatttcttccttctaAATTTCTCCTTCTTAGAGATTTCATTCACAACAGTCTGCATTCCACGATACTTGATAAGCATTCTCACTGGAGACAAATCAATTTCCTACAATGGTTGTATAAcacaattattcttttttcttttattaggagttacagagtttttccttttggccgccatgtcctatgaccgctatgttgcCATCTGCAAACCTCTGCATTACCCAGTCATTATGAACAGCAGAGTGTGCCATCAGCTTGTCCTCAGCTCTTGGGTAGCTGGCTTCCTAATTATATTTCCTCCTTTGGCCTTGGGACTTCAGCTGAATTTCTGTGCTTCCAAAATAATTGATCACTTCCTCTGTGACAGTTCTCCTGTCTTGCAGCTCTCTTGCACAGATACAAGCTTCATAGAATTGATGGCTTTTGTCTTAGCTGTGGTGACACTTGTCGTCACTTTGCTGTTAGTGGTCCTCTCCTACACATACATCATCAAAACCATTCTAAAATTCCCTTCTGCTCAACAAAGAACaaaggccttttccacctgttCCTCACACATGGTCGTTGTCTCTCTTACTTATGGGAGTTGTATCTTTACATACATGAAACCATCAGCGAAGGAAAGGGTGACCGTAACTAAAGGTGTAGCCGTGCTCAATACCTCTGTTGCTCCTTTACTAAACCCCTTCGTTTATACTCTAAGGAATCAGCAGGTGAAAGACGCTCTCAAGGATATGCTTCAAAGGTTTTGTTATCttcaaaacaatgaaacaaaatgtaCACATAAATAA